From a region of the Paenibacillus sp. R14(2021) genome:
- a CDS encoding RAxF-45 family protein, translating into MNHEWLNNRISQLPIAMAGITHAFSANGIRLSDFDHTFQPFARRRLP; encoded by the coding sequence GTGAATCACGAATGGCTTAACAACCGCATTAGCCAGCTGCCGATTGCTATGGCTGGCATTACGCATGCATTTTCCGCGAACGGGATCCGTCTGTCCGATTTCGACCATACGTTTCAACCATTCGCGAGAAGACGCCTACCTTAA
- a CDS encoding sensor histidine kinase produces MRLKLLPFNTLRNQMLFGFLLVMMIILVLVGGVTFTSVSTLLKNNAEKHIQQTAVQANGRLESILDQIDSLTTLVSTNGYVQQLLLKEMNGHPSTFTERQALPPIINLVQMYTDGIKSVELYNKDRARLYPLDDGNLGDKVSEAWIEQAEAQKGSIVWFGIDPADSTSLLAIRRISLVDKYFSTGGYLLIRADRSKFALKGPLSGEGESETMLLLSKDGQLIASNDDAISQAEAAGLTVGRDQTATIGKRSFIVVKQRSRVTGWTLLILTPVDAITKGISVVRTTIVVSACLGTFLFVLLSFFLSTIITRPIFRLIKTMRGTRMGILKPTDTVSSTIEIKELNYSYNQMVDNINGLIKLVYEKELSQSRTELKALQAQINPHFLFNTLDALYWSLLDKDEEQLAAYVVAMSDLFRYTITGPNKDEWVGLRDELEHIERYLLIMKMRFENRLTWRIEAAPVFADIRLPKLLLQPLVENAILHGVESKIEPGRVTLEVSRTEEKITIAVEDDGAGMDEDKLRALIEGLESGTVSSSKNSGVGIANVQRRLRLYFAEEGVQAPRIDIASEKGHGTRISISIPTNRRENL; encoded by the coding sequence TTGCGTCTGAAGTTACTACCCTTCAACACGCTTCGCAATCAAATGCTGTTCGGGTTCCTGCTCGTCATGATGATCATTCTGGTGCTGGTCGGCGGCGTGACGTTCACCTCGGTATCGACGTTGCTCAAGAACAACGCGGAGAAGCATATCCAACAAACCGCGGTTCAGGCCAACGGCCGTCTTGAGAGTATTCTCGATCAGATCGATTCCTTAACGACGCTCGTGTCGACGAACGGATATGTGCAGCAGCTGCTGCTGAAGGAAATGAACGGGCATCCGTCAACGTTCACGGAACGGCAGGCGCTTCCGCCGATCATCAATCTCGTCCAGATGTATACGGACGGCATCAAATCAGTCGAGCTGTATAATAAGGACCGTGCGAGGCTCTATCCGCTGGATGACGGCAATCTCGGCGACAAGGTCAGCGAAGCATGGATCGAGCAGGCAGAGGCGCAGAAGGGCAGCATTGTCTGGTTCGGCATTGATCCGGCCGATTCGACGTCTCTCCTTGCCATTCGGCGAATCAGTCTTGTGGACAAGTATTTCTCGACCGGCGGCTATCTGCTCATTCGCGCCGACCGCAGCAAATTCGCGCTTAAAGGGCCTTTGTCAGGCGAGGGAGAATCGGAGACGATGCTGCTGCTCAGCAAAGACGGTCAATTGATCGCCTCCAACGACGACGCCATTTCGCAAGCCGAAGCGGCGGGATTGACCGTGGGACGCGATCAGACGGCGACGATCGGGAAGAGGTCGTTCATCGTCGTCAAGCAGCGGTCGCGCGTCACGGGCTGGACGCTGCTTATTCTAACGCCCGTCGATGCCATTACGAAGGGGATTTCGGTCGTTCGGACGACGATCGTCGTGTCGGCTTGCCTTGGCACGTTCCTGTTCGTGCTGCTCTCCTTCTTTCTCTCGACGATCATAACGCGGCCGATCTTCCGGCTGATCAAGACGATGCGAGGCACGCGAATGGGGATTCTGAAGCCGACGGATACGGTGTCCTCCACAATCGAGATTAAAGAATTGAATTACTCTTACAACCAGATGGTCGACAATATTAACGGATTGATCAAGCTTGTCTACGAGAAGGAGCTCTCGCAGAGTCGTACGGAATTGAAAGCGCTTCAAGCGCAGATCAATCCGCATTTCCTGTTCAATACGCTGGACGCGCTGTACTGGTCGCTGCTGGACAAGGATGAAGAACAGCTCGCGGCCTACGTCGTCGCCATGTCGGACTTGTTCCGCTATACGATAACCGGTCCGAATAAGGACGAATGGGTCGGCCTTCGCGATGAGTTGGAGCATATCGAACGCTATCTGCTCATCATGAAGATGCGCTTCGAGAATCGCTTGACCTGGCGCATCGAAGCCGCGCCGGTATTCGCGGATATCCGGCTCCCGAAGCTGCTGCTGCAGCCGCTTGTGGAGAATGCGATTCTGCACGGCGTTGAGAGCAAGATCGAACCGGGCCGGGTCACGCTGGAAGTCTCGCGCACCGAGGAGAAAATCACGATCGCGGTAGAGGACGACGGAGCAGGCATGGACGAGGACAAGCTGCGCGCGCTCATCGAAGGCTTGGAGAGCGGCACCGTGTCCTCTTCCAAAAATTCCGGCGTCGGCATCGCCAACGTGCAGCGGAGACTCCGGCTCTATTTTGCAGAAGAGGGCGTTCAGGCTCCTCGCATCGACATTGCAAGCGAGAAGGGACACGGGACACGGATCAGTATCTCGATTCCGACGAACAGGAGGGAGAACCTATGA
- a CDS encoding glucose-6-phosphate isomerase — MTISFDYSNALSFIQQHEVDYFGEFVNTAHRMLHEKQGPGSDYLGWVDLPFNYDKEEFARIKEAAARIRSNSQALVVIGIGGSYLGARSAIEALSHTFHNQMSGTTQVYFAGQNISSTYITHLLELLEGKDISLNVISKSGTTTEPAVAFRILRDYMEKKYGKEEARKRIYATTDQAKGALKKLADEEGYETFVIPDDVGGRYSVLTAVGLLPIAAAGLNIDQMMAGAAAAAKKYNNPDLATNESYQYAAVRNALYRKGKTIELLANFEPSLHFVSEWWKQLFGESEGKDQKGLYPASVDFTTDLHSMGQYVQEGRRDLLETVLAVKKARIELNIQEDAGNLDGLNFLAGMTMDEVNKKAAEGTRLAHVDGGVPNLIVELDELNEFTYGEMVYFFEKACGISGLLLGVNPFDQPGVEAYKVNMFALLGKPGFEAQKAELLKRLSATAK, encoded by the coding sequence ATGACGATTTCATTCGATTATTCCAACGCATTGTCGTTTATCCAGCAGCATGAAGTAGATTATTTCGGCGAGTTCGTGAATACGGCTCACCGGATGCTGCACGAGAAGCAAGGCCCGGGTTCCGATTACCTCGGCTGGGTAGATCTGCCGTTTAACTACGATAAAGAAGAGTTTGCGAGAATTAAAGAAGCCGCAGCGCGCATTCGCAGCAACTCCCAAGCCCTCGTCGTCATCGGCATTGGCGGCTCGTATCTCGGTGCAAGATCGGCAATCGAAGCGTTGTCCCATACATTCCACAACCAAATGAGCGGCACGACGCAAGTGTATTTTGCCGGCCAAAATATCAGCTCTACGTACATTACGCATCTGCTTGAGCTGCTCGAAGGCAAAGATATTTCCCTTAACGTTATCTCCAAATCGGGCACGACGACAGAACCTGCGGTCGCTTTCCGTATTCTGCGCGATTATATGGAGAAGAAATACGGTAAAGAGGAAGCGCGCAAACGGATTTACGCAACGACCGACCAAGCGAAGGGCGCGCTGAAGAAGCTTGCCGACGAAGAAGGCTACGAAACTTTCGTTATTCCAGATGATGTCGGTGGACGTTATTCCGTGCTGACGGCCGTTGGGCTTCTGCCAATCGCGGCTGCAGGACTTAACATCGACCAAATGATGGCAGGCGCTGCAGCTGCCGCGAAGAAATACAACAATCCGGACCTTGCCACCAACGAGAGCTACCAATATGCGGCTGTCCGCAACGCCTTGTACCGCAAAGGCAAAACAATCGAGCTGCTCGCTAACTTCGAGCCGTCGCTGCATTTCGTATCCGAGTGGTGGAAGCAATTGTTCGGCGAAAGCGAAGGGAAGGACCAGAAGGGCCTTTACCCGGCTTCGGTTGATTTTACGACTGATCTGCACTCCATGGGTCAATACGTTCAAGAAGGCCGCCGCGATCTGCTTGAAACTGTACTTGCGGTGAAGAAAGCCCGCATTGAACTGAACATCCAAGAGGATGCTGGCAACCTGGACGGCCTCAATTTCCTTGCAGGCATGACGATGGACGAAGTAAACAAGAAGGCGGCGGAAGGCACGCGTCTTGCACACGTCGACGGCGGCGTACCGAACCTGATTGTCGAGCTGGATGAGCTTAATGAATTCACGTACGGCGAAATGGTGTACTTCTTCGAGAAAGCATGCGGCATCAGCGGCTTGCTGCTCGGCGTGAACCCGTTCGATCAACCGGGCGTCGAAGCGTATAAAGTCAACATGTTCGCACTGCTCGGCAAGCCCGGCTTCGAAGCGCAGAAAGCAGAACTCTTGAAACGATTGTCAGCAACAGCAAAGTAA
- a CDS encoding extracellular solute-binding protein: protein MKSKVLSTGTLLAALLLAATACGSSNSVSSNHESDGEAVSADFGSAEKITLRMMHLWPDSNSAQNKMVLEIIKEYETANPDTTITTEVLENEQYKNKLKVLSASNNLPDVGFTWAAGFMDPYVNGGMFAPVDDLLQGELKDKFVAGTTEAFSFSGKTFALPVELNIVPVYYNKAIFARYGLKPPQTTDDLKNIIRTLNDNNVTPITLGGKDAWPSSFWYMYLADRIGGPDVLDKAVASSSFTDPSLLAAAKEAQELVNLNAFVKGYNGLSNDEAKALFMNEKAAMFAMGTWEVPNYTTVQGVPQTFKDKIGYFKFPAAAGGKGSVDDWVGGPGVGLFVSQNSKQIDEAKKFVSFFVQKWGEHSITDAGVIPATKIDTSAIKLPQMFIDLLNELNKASKVTLYLDTQMKPGASYAHHNLVQALLGKAATPEEFIKKQDDALKAGK from the coding sequence ATGAAGAGCAAGGTTTTATCGACGGGGACCCTGCTTGCCGCTTTACTACTCGCTGCAACCGCTTGCGGAAGCAGTAATTCCGTATCGTCGAATCATGAATCCGATGGGGAAGCCGTAAGCGCCGATTTCGGCTCCGCAGAGAAAATCACGCTCAGAATGATGCATCTGTGGCCGGACAGCAATTCAGCTCAGAATAAAATGGTGCTGGAAATCATCAAGGAGTACGAAACGGCGAATCCGGACACGACAATCACCACGGAAGTGCTGGAGAACGAGCAGTACAAGAACAAGCTGAAGGTGCTGTCCGCTTCCAACAATCTGCCGGATGTCGGCTTCACTTGGGCAGCGGGCTTCATGGACCCTTACGTGAACGGCGGCATGTTCGCGCCGGTTGACGATCTGCTGCAGGGCGAGCTGAAAGATAAATTCGTAGCCGGCACGACGGAAGCCTTCTCTTTCAGCGGCAAAACCTTCGCGCTTCCGGTCGAGCTGAACATTGTGCCTGTCTACTATAACAAAGCGATTTTTGCCAGGTACGGCTTAAAGCCCCCGCAAACGACTGACGATCTGAAGAACATCATCAGAACGCTGAACGACAACAATGTGACGCCGATTACGCTCGGCGGCAAGGATGCTTGGCCGTCCTCATTCTGGTACATGTACTTGGCAGACCGCATTGGGGGTCCGGACGTGCTGGACAAAGCAGTCGCGAGCAGCAGCTTTACCGATCCTTCCCTGCTTGCAGCTGCGAAAGAAGCCCAAGAACTGGTCAACTTGAACGCTTTCGTCAAAGGCTACAACGGCCTATCCAATGACGAAGCGAAGGCGCTGTTCATGAACGAGAAGGCGGCGATGTTCGCAATGGGTACGTGGGAAGTGCCGAACTACACGACGGTTCAAGGCGTCCCGCAAACGTTTAAGGACAAGATCGGTTATTTCAAGTTCCCGGCTGCCGCAGGCGGCAAAGGCAGCGTAGACGATTGGGTAGGCGGGCCGGGGGTCGGCTTGTTCGTCTCCCAGAACTCCAAGCAGATCGACGAAGCGAAGAAATTCGTCAGCTTCTTCGTCCAGAAATGGGGCGAGCATTCCATTACGGATGCAGGCGTCATTCCGGCTACCAAAATCGACACCTCCGCAATCAAGCTGCCGCAAATGTTTATCGATCTGCTGAATGAGCTGAACAAAGCGAGCAAGGTCACCTTATATCTCGACACCCAAATGAAACCGGGCGCCTCTTATGCTCACCATAATCTGGTGCAGGCGCTGCTCGGCAAAGCCGCTACGCCGGAGGAGTTCATCAAGAAACAGGACGACGCGCTTAAAGCAGGCAAGTAA
- a CDS encoding response regulator, whose protein sequence is MRIRTILIVDDEPRSREGMKKMLAAWAAGQYELLTADNGAGALRILGETTVDLMITDIRMPEINGLNLVTRMKETPMQRQPAVILISGHAEFEYAQQAIQLSVVNYLLKPVSKEKLIAAVEEALKSGEERGRIELLQKMADPRLMDVTDGEAAFSDPVRQAIVYVETHFGAAVSLKEVAEHVHLNGSYFSALFKEQSGMTFSEYVARRKLQKAKELLLKTKLPIAEIAERIGYQTAKYFNKVFKEYEARSPGQYRSEMNGVREEI, encoded by the coding sequence ATGAGAATTCGTACGATTCTGATCGTCGACGATGAGCCGAGATCAAGAGAAGGCATGAAGAAAATGCTGGCAGCCTGGGCGGCTGGCCAATACGAGCTCTTGACTGCCGACAATGGCGCCGGTGCCCTGCGTATACTGGGAGAAACTACAGTCGATCTCATGATTACGGATATTCGAATGCCGGAGATTAATGGGCTTAACCTGGTTACCCGGATGAAAGAAACGCCCATGCAGCGTCAGCCTGCCGTGATTCTGATCTCCGGCCATGCCGAATTCGAATATGCCCAGCAGGCGATTCAGCTGTCGGTAGTCAATTATCTGCTCAAGCCCGTCAGCAAGGAGAAGTTAATCGCGGCGGTAGAAGAGGCGCTCAAGTCCGGCGAAGAGCGCGGCAGGATCGAGCTGCTGCAGAAAATGGCCGATCCGAGGCTTATGGACGTTACGGACGGCGAAGCCGCTTTCAGCGACCCCGTGCGTCAAGCGATTGTATATGTAGAAACGCATTTCGGCGCAGCGGTCAGCTTGAAGGAGGTCGCCGAGCATGTTCATCTTAACGGGAGCTATTTCAGCGCATTATTCAAAGAGCAGAGCGGCATGACCTTCAGCGAATACGTAGCCCGGCGGAAATTGCAGAAAGCGAAGGAGCTGCTGCTGAAGACGAAGCTGCCGATTGCCGAGATCGCAGAGCGCATCGGTTACCAGACCGCGAAATATTTCAATAAAGTGTTCAAGGAATACGAAGCCAGAAGTCCCGGGCAATATCGATCGGAAATGAACGGGGTACGCGAGGAAATCTAA
- the fsa gene encoding fructose-6-phosphate aldolase, with the protein MKFFIDTANLSDIKKAYKIGVLSGVTTNPSLVAKEGVKFEDRIAEILREVPEVESVSAEVTPDALTAEDMIAQANELIKINNNDKNITIKLPMTLAGLEACRYLTKKGVKTNVTLIFSVNQALLAARAGATYVSPFLGRLDDISEDGVLLVAKVAELFRTHNLDTQIIAASVRHPDHVTRVAMAGAHIATIPFSVIEQISKHPLTDQGMDKFAADWKKTAQL; encoded by the coding sequence ATGAAATTTTTTATCGATACAGCTAACCTGTCCGACATTAAGAAAGCTTACAAAATCGGCGTCCTGTCCGGCGTTACGACAAATCCGTCCCTGGTAGCCAAAGAAGGCGTGAAGTTCGAAGACCGCATCGCCGAAATTCTGCGCGAAGTGCCTGAGGTTGAATCTGTATCGGCGGAAGTTACGCCGGATGCCCTCACGGCTGAAGACATGATTGCACAAGCAAACGAACTGATCAAAATCAACAACAACGACAAAAACATCACGATCAAGCTGCCGATGACGCTGGCTGGTCTTGAAGCTTGCCGTTACCTGACGAAGAAAGGCGTAAAAACGAACGTAACACTCATCTTCTCCGTGAACCAGGCGCTTCTCGCCGCACGTGCCGGCGCTACTTATGTTTCTCCGTTCCTCGGCCGCTTGGACGACATTTCGGAAGACGGTGTTCTGCTTGTTGCGAAAGTCGCTGAGTTGTTCCGCACACATAACCTGGATACGCAAATCATCGCGGCATCCGTTCGCCACCCGGATCATGTAACTCGCGTAGCTATGGCCGGCGCGCATATCGCAACGATTCCGTTCTCGGTCATCGAACAAATCTCGAAGCACCCGCTGACGGATCAAGGCATGGACAAATTCGCTGCCGACTGGAAAAAAACAGCGCAACTTTAA
- the gndA gene encoding NADP-dependent phosphogluconate dehydrogenase, producing MKKQQIGVVGLAVMGKNLALNIESKGFSVSVYNRSAEKTNELLEEAKGKDFVGTFSVEEFVQSLETPRKILIMVKAGAPTDDTINQLVPYLDKGDILIDGGNAYFPDTQRRNKDLQAQGFRFIGAGVSGGEEGALNGPSIMPGGQRDAYELVEPILTAISAKVNGDACSTYIGADGAGHYVKMVHNGIEYGDMQLIGEAYHLLKDVLNVSTSELHDIFTEWNNGELDSYLIEITADIFGKTDPETGKPMVDVILDSAGQKGTGKWTSQSALDLGVPLSIITESVFARFISAMKEERVAASKLLSGPATSSYEGDRKEFIEAVRKALFASKIASYAQGFAQMRAASDAYDWNLDYGSIAMIFRGGCIIRAGFLQNIKDAYDRNPELKNLFLDEHFSTIVQNYQDAWRNVISVAVSRGIPVPGFASALAYYDSYRSERLPANLLQAQRDYFGAHTFQRVDKPGSFHFQWMQE from the coding sequence ATGAAAAAACAACAAATCGGTGTGGTCGGTCTGGCCGTTATGGGTAAGAACCTGGCCCTGAATATTGAAAGCAAAGGGTTCTCGGTATCGGTTTATAACCGTTCCGCCGAAAAAACAAACGAACTGCTCGAAGAAGCGAAAGGCAAAGATTTCGTAGGCACGTTCAGCGTGGAAGAATTCGTTCAATCGCTGGAAACGCCCCGCAAAATTCTAATCATGGTTAAAGCAGGCGCGCCAACGGATGACACGATCAACCAGCTCGTGCCTTACCTGGACAAAGGCGACATCTTGATCGACGGCGGCAACGCGTACTTCCCTGATACACAGCGCAGAAACAAAGACCTTCAGGCGCAAGGCTTCCGCTTCATCGGAGCCGGCGTATCGGGCGGCGAAGAAGGCGCGCTGAACGGCCCTTCGATCATGCCGGGCGGGCAGCGCGATGCATACGAGCTGGTGGAACCGATCCTGACGGCAATCTCCGCTAAAGTTAACGGCGATGCTTGCTCCACGTACATCGGCGCAGACGGCGCTGGCCACTACGTCAAAATGGTGCATAACGGCATTGAGTATGGCGACATGCAGCTGATCGGCGAAGCCTATCACCTGCTGAAGGACGTGCTGAACGTCAGTACAAGCGAGCTGCATGACATCTTCACCGAGTGGAACAACGGCGAGCTGGACAGCTACCTGATCGAGATCACGGCCGACATCTTCGGCAAGACCGATCCGGAAACAGGCAAACCGATGGTAGACGTCATCCTTGACTCCGCTGGGCAGAAGGGTACAGGCAAATGGACGAGCCAAAGCGCACTGGATCTGGGCGTACCGCTGTCCATCATCACGGAATCCGTGTTCGCACGGTTTATCTCCGCGATGAAAGAAGAGCGCGTTGCTGCAAGCAAGCTGCTTAGCGGTCCTGCGACTTCGAGCTACGAAGGCGATCGTAAAGAATTCATCGAAGCTGTTCGCAAAGCATTGTTCGCAAGTAAAATTGCTTCTTACGCACAAGGCTTCGCACAAATGCGCGCAGCCTCCGACGCTTACGATTGGAACCTGGACTACGGCAGCATCGCAATGATCTTCCGCGGCGGCTGCATCATCCGCGCAGGCTTCCTGCAAAACATCAAGGATGCGTACGACCGTAACCCTGAGCTGAAAAACCTCTTCTTGGACGAACACTTCAGCACGATCGTTCAAAACTACCAGGATGCGTGGAGAAACGTCATCTCCGTTGCAGTAAGCAGAGGCATTCCGGTTCCTGGCTTCGCCTCCGCGCTGGCTTACTATGACAGCTACCGCTCCGAGCGCCTGCCGGCAAACCTGCTTCAAGCGCAGCGCGACTATTTCGGCGCACATACGTTCCAACGTGTGGATAAACCAGGAAGCTTCCACTTCCAATGGATGCAGGAATAA
- the tkt gene encoding transketolase, giving the protein MPTTQTIDQLAVDTIRTLSIDAINAANSGHPGLPMGAAPMAYALWSKLLNHNPGHAKWFNRDRFVLSAGHGSALLYSLLHLSGYNVSIDDLKQFRKLNSKTPGHPEFGHTDGVDATTGPLGQGIAMAVGMAMAEAHLASKFNQDGFPVVDHYTYALVGDGCLMEGISYEAMSMAGHMKLGKLVVLYDSNDISLDGALNLSFGENMQKRAESANWEYLRVEDGNDIEGIAKAIEAAKRNESQPTIIEIRTIIGYGSKVAGTNKAHGNPLGKEEAIATKKAYGWEYEEEFTVPADVRSHFEQLKANGAAKEEAWNQLIASYTAKHPALGSELEQVIGGSVTIDAKDILTFDPSKTVSTRIASGEAINHYVKSVSSIFGGSADLSHSTMTDISGEQTFAVESYAGRNIYFGVREHAMGAAGNGMALHGGVKPFVSTFFVFSDYLRPSIRLAALQKLPVTYVFTHDSIAVGEDGPTHEPVEHLTALRTIPGLTVIRPTDANETASAWAYALQQNEGPVALVLSRQNLPVYEATKGNVEAVAKGAYVLTETNSQPDVILIGTGSEVSLAVSAKAELERDNLSVRVVAMPSRELFNRQPEAYKQSILPSAITKRVAIEAGISLGWERYTGAEGRIISIDTFGASGPGGAVLEYFGFSVKNVVGVTKDLLK; this is encoded by the coding sequence ATGCCTACCACACAAACAATTGATCAATTAGCTGTCGACACGATCCGAACATTATCCATCGATGCCATTAACGCGGCCAACTCCGGCCATCCGGGACTGCCGATGGGCGCGGCGCCAATGGCGTACGCCCTCTGGTCCAAATTGCTGAACCATAACCCGGGCCATGCCAAATGGTTCAACCGCGACCGCTTCGTATTGTCCGCAGGTCACGGCTCCGCACTTCTTTACAGCCTGCTGCACTTATCCGGCTACAACGTTTCGATCGATGACTTGAAGCAATTCCGTAAGCTGAACAGCAAGACGCCAGGACATCCGGAATTCGGCCACACAGACGGCGTAGACGCAACGACCGGACCGCTGGGTCAAGGGATTGCGATGGCAGTCGGCATGGCGATGGCAGAAGCGCATTTGGCTTCCAAATTCAATCAGGACGGTTTCCCAGTCGTTGATCATTATACGTATGCGCTTGTCGGCGACGGCTGCTTGATGGAAGGGATCTCTTATGAGGCGATGTCCATGGCTGGCCATATGAAGCTTGGTAAATTGGTTGTTCTGTACGATTCCAACGACATCTCGCTGGACGGCGCGCTGAACCTCTCCTTCGGCGAGAACATGCAGAAGCGTGCAGAATCGGCAAACTGGGAGTACCTGCGCGTCGAGGACGGCAACGACATCGAAGGAATCGCCAAAGCAATCGAAGCCGCAAAACGCAACGAATCGCAGCCGACGATCATCGAAATCCGCACGATTATCGGTTACGGCAGCAAGGTAGCCGGAACGAACAAAGCGCACGGCAATCCGCTGGGCAAAGAAGAAGCAATAGCGACGAAGAAAGCCTACGGCTGGGAATACGAAGAAGAGTTCACCGTACCGGCAGACGTAAGATCGCATTTCGAGCAGCTGAAAGCGAACGGCGCGGCCAAAGAAGAAGCTTGGAACCAATTGATCGCTTCTTATACAGCGAAGCATCCGGCGCTCGGCTCCGAGCTTGAGCAAGTGATCGGCGGGTCCGTTACGATCGATGCCAAGGACATCCTTACCTTCGATCCGTCCAAGACGGTATCGACGCGTATTGCAAGCGGCGAAGCGATCAATCATTACGTGAAATCAGTATCGTCGATTTTCGGCGGAAGCGCGGACTTGTCGCACTCCACGATGACGGACATTAGCGGAGAGCAGACCTTCGCCGTTGAATCCTATGCGGGCCGCAACATTTACTTCGGCGTTCGCGAACATGCCATGGGAGCAGCCGGCAATGGTATGGCGCTGCACGGCGGCGTTAAGCCTTTCGTCAGCACGTTCTTCGTATTCAGCGACTACCTGCGTCCGTCGATTCGACTGGCTGCGCTGCAGAAGCTGCCTGTCACTTACGTATTTACGCATGACTCTATCGCCGTCGGCGAAGATGGACCTACTCATGAGCCTGTCGAGCATCTGACTGCGCTTCGCACCATTCCGGGACTAACCGTTATTCGTCCTACCGATGCCAATGAAACGGCGAGCGCCTGGGCATATGCCCTGCAGCAAAACGAAGGTCCTGTAGCGCTTGTGCTGAGCAGACAAAACCTGCCTGTCTATGAAGCGACCAAAGGTAACGTTGAAGCGGTGGCCAAAGGCGCCTACGTCTTGACCGAGACGAACAGTCAGCCTGACGTTATTCTGATCGGAACGGGTTCCGAGGTTTCACTGGCCGTCAGCGCCAAAGCAGAGCTAGAGCGCGACAACCTCTCTGTCCGTGTCGTTGCGATGCCAAGCCGTGAGCTGTTCAATCGTCAGCCTGAAGCTTACAAGCAAAGCATTCTTCCATCAGCCATCACGAAGCGCGTAGCGATCGAAGCCGGCATCTCGCTTGGCTGGGAGCGTTACACGGGAGCCGAAGGCAGAATCATATCCATCGATACATTCGGCGCATCGGGTCCTGGCGGCGCAGTTCTGGAATACTTTGGATTCTCTGTGAAAAATGTTGTCGGCGTGACGAAAGATTTACTGAAATAA
- a CDS encoding glycoside hydrolase family 43 protein has product MSNSANAKKRAVQNEPLVTHIYTADPSAHVFEGKLYVYPSHDIDHDGPTNDNGDQYAMEDYHVLSLDGIDSPCIDHGEALHVKDVPWASKQMWAPDAAYRGNTYYLFFPARDKDGIFRIGVAKGESPAGPFQAEANYMPGSFSIDPAVFVDDDNKAYMYFGGLWGGQLEKWQTGVFLPDAEGPDAAEPALGPRVAELSDDMLTFAESPVEISIVGGDGSPILAGDEDRRYFEGPWMHKYNGLYYLSYSTGTTHKLVYAVSEHPQGPFVFKGTILTPVLGWTTHHSIVQFQDKWYLFYHDASLSGGVDHKRSVKFTELHYNEDGTIQTIDSYL; this is encoded by the coding sequence ATGTCCAATTCCGCCAATGCCAAGAAGCGCGCGGTGCAGAATGAACCATTAGTTACGCACATCTATACAGCTGATCCTTCCGCCCATGTCTTTGAAGGCAAGCTCTACGTGTATCCCTCGCATGACATCGACCATGACGGTCCAACCAACGATAACGGAGACCAGTATGCCATGGAAGACTATCATGTCTTATCCTTGGACGGCATAGATTCGCCCTGCATCGATCATGGCGAAGCGCTCCATGTGAAGGACGTGCCCTGGGCGTCGAAGCAGATGTGGGCGCCGGACGCCGCGTATCGCGGCAATACGTACTATTTGTTCTTCCCGGCAAGGGACAAGGACGGGATATTCCGGATCGGTGTCGCCAAAGGCGAGTCTCCGGCCGGTCCGTTCCAAGCGGAAGCGAATTATATGCCGGGAAGCTTCAGTATCGATCCGGCGGTATTCGTTGACGACGATAACAAGGCCTATATGTATTTCGGCGGCTTATGGGGCGGTCAGCTGGAGAAATGGCAGACCGGCGTCTTTCTACCGGATGCCGAGGGTCCGGATGCGGCGGAGCCGGCGCTTGGTCCCCGCGTTGCGGAGCTTAGCGACGATATGCTGACGTTTGCGGAATCGCCTGTGGAAATTTCAATCGTGGGCGGGGATGGCAGTCCGATTCTGGCAGGAGACGAGGACCGCAGATATTTCGAAGGCCCGTGGATGCATAAGTATAACGGTCTTTATTATCTGTCTTACTCCACGGGTACGACGCACAAGCTCGTTTACGCGGTAAGCGAGCATCCGCAGGGGCCGTTCGTCTTTAAAGGGACGATTCTGACGCCGGTTCTCGGATGGACCACGCATCATTCCATCGTGCAGTTTCAGGATAAATGGTACTTGTTCTACCACGATGCCTCCTTGTCCGGTGGCGTTGATCACAAGCGCAGCGTCAAATTCACCGAGCTTCACTATAACGAGGACGGCACGATTCAGACGATCGATTCGTATCTGTAA